AAAGGAAGTAGAAAAAAAATTACAGTACATAAACAAAAAAAAGGATAAAAAATGGTGGGAATTATGGAAATAAATTATTATAAAAAAATATTTGATCTTGATTTTCCTGAAAATAAATATATGTTCATACAAGAGTTAAATATAATGATTTTTATGCTAAAAAATAAAATTTCCTGTATACCTAAAATATTAAAGGTTAATTTTAAAAGAGAATACAAGGAAATATTTTTTGAAAAATTACATGGTAAAACTTTAAATGAAATAGATTTTGAAGAATATAATATAAAATCAAAACTTATTTTATTTATTAAAATTTTAGTTTCAGTAAAAGATATACACGATTTAGGTATAGTACATAATGACATTAATCTTGGAAATATTATTTTGAATGAAGATAAAGTATATATTATAGACTTTACAGAATCAAGGTTTATAGATACATATTATGAAAAAAAGTATATATCGTATACTAAAGGATTTTCATCTATAGAAAAAT
The nucleotide sequence above comes from Streptobacillus felis. Encoded proteins:
- a CDS encoding protein kinase domain-containing protein, whose protein sequence is MEINYYKKIFDLDFPENKYMFIQELNIMIFMLKNKISCIPKILKVNFKREYKEIFFEKLHGKTLNEIDFEEYNIKSKLILFIKILVSVKDIHDLGIVHNDINLGNIILNEDKVYIIDFTESRFIDTYYEKKYISYTKGFSSIEKYSLIEKNFKENDTYSLTSILYFFLFNKIFPDISEIKYLEINHDNKKIEKFLKKGLSFNKENRFSNISQMINLIGDIIEEL